In the genome of Vicia villosa cultivar HV-30 ecotype Madison, WI linkage group LG7, Vvil1.0, whole genome shotgun sequence, one region contains:
- the LOC131621030 gene encoding uncharacterized protein LOC131621030 produces the protein MEITQEEPSPSNSHTPNSTNTNTDAQNNNNPIDDEEDEDEEEYENDDEDEPNHQIPQSVESKLREQRFRVEAFSRRLTTELVPIRVHDVIINGNTKTKDWIIEAELNGIEKATTMQELMQASQIAISRLQGLEIFDSCNVKLEAGPRELPGTANVIVDVVETDSKLSGGFGVYMKPSVNTWTSEGTVKYKNIFGYGDIWDASLAYGGSQATEVSLGVYAPRLKGFLTPLVARMFMLSQDWQEFSSYKEQLLGMSLDLISTKHQDLVYTLGWRTLTDPSQMASKSVRRQLGHGLLSALKYTLKFDRRDSPIRPTKGYAFVSTTHLGGLTPDHRSSRFLRQEFDARLAVPFGFYNTALNLGISAGAVFPWGQGFRTKPSPLPERFYLGGDFSPVCTLGGPATLWGFKTRGVGPTELRRQRRDESNDDSGDSSTRDFIGGDLAVTAFADLSFDLPIRWLREQGIHGHVFAGTGNTAKLTQGEYMHFSPRKFLDSFRLSVGCGIVIPTRLFRLEVNHFHILRKDEHDRGKTGFKFSFSAPM, from the exons ATGGAAATTACACAAGAAGAACCCTCTCCTTCCAACTCTCACACTCCAAACTCCACCAACACCAACACCGAcgcacaaaacaacaacaaccccATCGacgacgaagaagatgaagacgaaGAAGAATACGAAAACGACGACGAAGACGAACCGAATCACCAAATCCCTCAATCCGTAGAATCCAAATTACGCGAGCAACGTTTCCGAGTGGAAGCCTTTTCCCGTCGATTAACAACGGAACTAGTCCCAATCCGAGTCCACGACGTGATAATCAACGGAAACACGAAGACTAAGGATTGGATAATCGAAGCCGAACTTAATGGAATCGAGAAAGCCACTACAATGCAGGAGCTCATGCAAGCTTCGCAAATCGCTATCTCAAGGCTTCAAGGGCTTGAAATCTTTGATTCTTGCAATGTTAAGCTCGAAGCTGGACCTCGAGAATTGCCAGGCACGGCGAATGTTATCGTCGATGTTGTTGAGACTGATAGCAAACTTTCTGGTGGATTTGGAGTTTATATGAAACCCTCG GTTAATACATGGACTTCCGAAGGAACTGTTAAGTATAAGAATATTTTTGGTTATGGTGATATATGGGATGCTTCTTTAGCCTATGGTGGCAGCCAAGCGACAGAGGTGAGCTTAGGGGTGTATGCCCCTCGCCTCAAAGGGTTTTTAACTCCTCTTGTGGCACGGATGTTCATGCTTTCTCAAGATTGGCAGGAGTTTTCATCGTACAAAGAGCAGTTGTTAGGCATGTCTCTTGACTTGATTTCAACAAAGCACCAGGACTTAGTGTACACTCTTGGATGGCGTACCTTAACGGATCCGTCACAAATGGCATCAAAATCTGTAAGGAGACAGCTGGGCCATGGGTTACTATCGGCTTTGAAGTATACATTAAAATTTGATAGGAGAGATTCGCCTATTAGGCCTACAAAAGGATATGCTTTCGTTTCCACCACTCACTTGGGTGGTCTTACACCGGATCACCGGAGCTCGCGGTTTCTGCGCCAG GAGTTTGATGCTCGCCTTGCTGTCCCTTTTGGATTTTATAATACAGCACTGAACCTTGGCATATCTGCTGGGGCTGTGTTTCCATGGGGGCAAGGGTTCAGGACCAAGCCATCTCCCCTTCCCGAAAGGTTTTATTTGGGTGGTGATTTTTCTCCAGTTTGCACCCTAGGAGGACCAGCAACATTATGGGGATTTAAAACTAGAGGAGTAGGCCCTACTGAACTGCGGAGGCAAAGAAGAGATGAATCAAATGATGACAGTGGTGATTCGTCTACGCGTGACTTCATTGGAGGAGATCTTGCTGTTACTGCCTTTGCAGACCTCTCTTTTGACCTTCCTATTAGGTGGTTGAGAGAGCAAGGAATACATGGTCACGTTTTTGCTGGTACTGGGAATACTGCTAAACTAACTCAGGGCGAATACATGCATTTTTCTCCACGGAAGTTCTTAGATTCCTTTCGACTGTCTGTCGGATGTGGAATTGTTATTCCTACTAGACTCTTCCGCTTGGAG GTTAACCACTTCCACATTCTTAGGAAGGATGAGCATGATCGTGGGAAGACTGGATTTAAGTTCAGCTTCTCAGCTCCTATGTAG
- the LOC131617643 gene encoding U-box domain-containing protein 1: MNDHRSKMMIISPGLLPTESLLDSLVLISNEVSSIENFPLVQIKNVSSMIRRVKLLSSLFEEIQESDSPLPPSSILCFTELFSMITRVKILIQECKDRSSLWSLIQLEFVSNQFFVLVKEFGRAFDILPLNLLNVTHDIKEQIELLHRQAKRVEVELFIDPREVQRREKLLEVMSKNCLQNKKTNKGFIDFVKVEEIMSSIGLRTLSDYVEEISKLEVEAQNQAGTGGLIVVSNINNLMLLVSYTKSMVFRNDDESEECKPLSMFLYNKTKIHDNDSSLLSSSSSRSMMSSMVSIPDEFRCPISLDLMRDPVIVSSGHTYDRVSIAEWINSGHHTCPKSGQRLIHTALIPNYALKSLVHQWCYENNVSVNESKENNNSSSKRHKNENAVDHISANKASKDAVKMTAEFLVGKLATGSTDIQRQSAYEIRLLAKTGMDNRRIIAEVGAIPFLVTLLVSKDSRIQEHVVTALFNLSIYDNNKILIMAAGAIDNIVEVLESGKTMEARENAAAAIYSLSMIDDCKVQIGASSKAIPALVGLLKEGTPIGKKDAAIALFNLAVYNPNKLSIVKSGAVTLLVELLMDDKAGITDDSLAVLAVLLGCSQGLEEIKNSKSLVPILIDLLRFGSVKGKENAITLLLGLCKEEGELVARRLLANPRSIPSLQSLAGDGSLRARRKADALLRLLNRCCSQPHHSL, encoded by the coding sequence ATGAATGATCATAGATCAAAGATGATGATCATATCTCCAGGTTTATTACCAACTGAATCATTACTAGATTCATTGGTTTTAATCTCCAATGAAGTTAGTTCAATTGAAAATTTTCCATTAGTACAAATAAAAAATGTATCATCCATGATAAGAAGGGTCAAGCTTCTTTCATCATTGTTTGAAGAGATTCAAGAATCCGATTCACCGCTTCCGCCTTCGTCGATTCTTTGTTTCACAGAACTCTTTTCCATGATCACAAGAGTGAAGATTCTCATTCAAGAATGCAAAGATAGAAGCTCTCTTTGGAGTCTAATACAGTTGGAGTTCGTTTCGAATCAGTTTTTCGTGCTTGTGAAAGAATTCGGAAGAGCTTTCGATATTCTTCCTTTGAATTTGCTTAATGTGACTCATGATATAAAGGAGCAGATTGAGCTTTTGCATAGACAAGCTAAGAGGGTTGAAGTTGAATTGTTTATTGATCCTAGAGAGGTTCAAAGAAGAGAAAAGCTTTTGGAAGTAATGTCGAAGAATTGCTTGCAGAACAAGAAAACTAATAAAGGGTTTATTGATTTTGTGAAAGTGGAAGAGATAATGAGTAGCATTGGTTTGAGAACTTTATCGGATTACGTCGAGGAAATATCGAAATTAGAGGTTGAAGCTCAGAATCAAGCGGGGACGGGAGGACTAATCGTCGTCTCGAATATAAACAATCTCATGTTGCTCGTTTCGTATACGAAATCGATGGTATTCAGAAACGACGACGAATCAGAAGAGTGTAAGCCGTTATCTATGTTTCTATACAACAAAACTAAAATACATGATAATGACAGTTCTTtgttatcttcatcttcttctcgaTCGATGATGTCGTCGATGGTTAGTATTCCGGACGAATTTCGTTGTCCGATTTCGCTAGACCTAATGAGGGATCCTGTGATTGTTTCATCGGGACATACTTATGATCGAGTTTCGATTGCGGAATGGATAAACTCTGGTCACCATACTTGTCCTAAAAGTGGACAAAGACTAATCCACACTGCTCTAATACCAAATTATGCATTGAAGAGTCTTGTTCATCAATGGTGCTACGAAAACAATGTCTCGGTGAACGAATCGAAGGAAAACAATAACAGTAGTAGCAAAAGGCACAAGAATGAGAATGCAGTTGATCATATTTCAGCAAACAAGGCATCAAAAGATGCTGTCAAAATGACAGCAGAATTTCTTGTGGGAAAATTAGCAACCGGTTCAACCGATATCCAAAGACAGTCCGCGTACGAGATTCGCCTCCTTGCGAAAACTGGTATGGACAACCGAAGAATCATAGCCGAGGTAGGCGCGATTCCGTTTCTAGTAACACTTTTAGTATCTAAAgattcaagaatccaagagcacGTCGTGACAGCGTTATTCAACCTATCGATCTACGACAATAACAAGATTCTAATCATGGCGGCCGGAGCGATTGACAACATAGTCGAAGTACTCGAGTCAGGAAAAACAATGGAAGCGCGAGAAAACGCTGCAGCGGCTATATATAGTTTATCAATGATAGATGATTGTAAAGTGCAAATTGGAGCAAGTTCTAAGGCAATACCTGCATTAGTAGGACTATTAAAAGAAGGTACACCAATTGGTAAAAAAGATGCTGCTATTGCATTGTTTAATCTTGCAGTTTATAATCCTAACAAGTTAAGCATTGTTAAAAGTGGAGCAGTTACTTTGCTTGTTGAGTTGTTGATGGATGATAAAGCCGGGATAACCGACGATTCGTTGGCGGTGCTTGCCGTGTTGTTAGGTTGTTCTCAAGGGTTGGAGGAGATAAAGAATAGTAAGAGTTTGGTGCCAATTCTTATTGATCTTTTGAGATTTGGATCAGTGAAAGGGAAGGAAAATGCAATAACACTTTTGCTTGGATTGTGTAAAGAAGAAGGTGAATTGGTTGCAAGGAGATTGTTGGCAAATCCTAGGAGTATTCCTTCTCTACAAAGTTTGGCTGGTGATGGTTCTTTGAGAGCTAGGAGAAAAGCTGATGCATTGCTTAGGTTGCTTAATAGGTGTTGTTCTCAACCTCATCATTCTTTGTGA